Proteins found in one Miscanthus floridulus cultivar M001 chromosome 4, ASM1932011v1, whole genome shotgun sequence genomic segment:
- the LOC136548232 gene encoding predicted GPI-anchored protein 58, translated as MRPSRGFLLLGMRDMHSSLPPVPEDAGQRAINRAYADAQKKRKDAKAAKRTKYILAREALDKRRRQQRKDGLPLEESPSTSLSTEASDGNDKGEGGRGPLDHLPDVKEVAPGALVSSLAPPGRGEEADPGPAVAPSGAEADTPEARALGKRAVGPISSAVVAEPVAVEATPPAPQRIKGAPGRKRPTDDLPLAPLKALKAPRVSGAEAMGAPAPMTAKTAMSAAGASASAKATTMEAGAPETAEAVIAEAGAPEVTTAVVMAARPSV; from the exons atgcgtccatcgcgggggttccttttGCTG gggatgagggacatgcaCTCCTCcctgccgcccgttcccgaggacgcggggcagcgAGCGATCAACCGCGCTTACGCCGATGcacagaagaagcggaaggatgctaaggcggcgaagcgcacgaagtaTATCCTTGCACGTGAGGCGTTGGATAAGCGCCGtcgtcagcaacggaaggatggtctcccgttggaggaatccccatcgacgtcgttgtcgacggaggcctcggatggGAATGACAAGGGTGAGGGGGGgcgaggccccctagaccaccttccagacgtcaaggaggtggcgcccggggcgttGGTAAGCAGCCtggcacccccgggaaggggagaggaagcggacccggggccagcggtggccccctccggggctgaggccgacacgcccgaggcgcgggcgttaggcaaacgcgccgtcggCCCGATAAGCTCGGCGGTCGTGGCggagccggtggcggtggaggcgacgccaccggccCCGCAGAGGAtcaaaggggcgccggg TCGGAAGCGGcctacggacgacctccccttggcgccccttaaagcgcttaag GCTCCCCGGGTCTCCGGGGCTGAGGCGATGGGGGCCCCGGCGCCCATGACCGCCAAGACCGCAATGTCCGCGGCCGGCGCTTCTGCGTCTGCCAAGGCCACAACgatggaggccggagcccctgagaccgccgaggccgtgattgcagaggctggagcccccgaggtcaccacaGCCGTCGTGATGGCAGCGAGGCCATCTGTGTAG